One window from the genome of Kryptolebias marmoratus isolate JLee-2015 linkage group LG1, ASM164957v2, whole genome shotgun sequence encodes:
- the LOC108233541 gene encoding creatine kinase U-type, mitochondrial: MATSFTRMISSRNTAVIVAMGAGTLASAYLLNDSTAAAERMRRFYPPSADYPDLRKHNNCMASAMTPAIYSRLRDRATPNSWTLDQCIQTGVDNPGHPFIKTVGMVAGDEESYEVFAELFDPVIKDRHNGYDPRTMKHPTDLDASKISSGTFDERYVLSSRVRTGRSIRGLSLPPACTRSERREVEHVVVTALSGLKGDLAGRYYSLGEMTEREQQHLIDEHFLFDKPVSPLLTAAGMARDWPDGRGIWHNNDRNFLIWINEEDHTRIISMEKGGNMKRVFERFCRGLKQVEHLIQERGWEFMWNERLGYILTCPSNLGTGLRAGVHIRLPFLNKDPRFKKILENLRLQKRGTGGVDTATTGDTVDISNLDRLGKSEVELVQLVIDGVNYLIECEKRLEKGQDIKIPSPIPPFRK, encoded by the exons ATGGCGACCTCTTTTACCCGCATGATTTCCAGCCGTAACACGGCAGTTATTGTGGCCATGGGAGCCGGCACTCTGGCATCCGCATATCTCCTCAATGACAGCactgctgcagcagagaggatgaggaggttTTACCCCCCCAG TGCTGATTACCCTGACCTGAGGAAGCACAACAACTGCATGGCATCAGCCATGACCCCTGCCATTTACTCACGTCTGAGGGACAGGGCAACACCCAACAGCTGGACCCTGGATCAGTGCATCCAAACCGGAGTGGACAACCCTGGACACCCCTTCATTAAGACTGTGGGCATGGTGGCTGGAGATGAGGAGAGCTACGAG GTGTTTGCTGAGCTTTTTGATCCTGTTATCAAGGACAGACACAACGGATACGATCCTCGTACGATGAAGCATCCCACTGACCTGGATGCTTCCAAG ATCTCCTCAGGAACATTTGATGAGCGCTACGTGTTGTCATCTCGTGTGCGTACCGGTCGCAGCATCCGTGGACTGAGTCTGCCTCCTGCGTGCACACGGTCTGAGCGCCGTGAGGTGGAGCATGTGGTTGTGACAGCTCTCTCAGGCCTGAAGGGAGACCTGGCTGGTCGATACTACAGCCTGGGAGAGATGACTGAGAGGGAGCAGCAGCATCTTATTGAT gagcacttcctgtttgataaaCCAGTGTCACCTCTGCTCACTGCAGCTGGGATGGCCAGAGATTGGCCTGACGGTCGTGGAATCTG gCACAACAACGACAGGAACTTCCTGATCTGGATCAACGAGGAGGACCACACGAGAATCATTTCCATGGAGAAAGGAGGAAACATGAAGAGAGTGTTTGAACGGTTCTGCAGAGGTCTCAAACAG GTGGAACATCTAATTCAGGAGAGAGGATGGGAGTTCATGTGGAATGAGAGGCTGGGTTATATCCTCACCTGCCCCTCGAACCTCGGCACGGGGCTCAGAGCTGGTGTGCACATCCGCCTGCCCTTCCTCAACAAG GACCCCCGCTTCAAAAAGATCCTGGAAAACCTGAGGCTACAGAAGAGAGGCACAGGAGGAGTCGATACGGCCACTACAGGAGACACTGTCGACATCTCTAATCTTGACCGTCTGGGAAAATCAGAG GTGGAGCTGGTCCAGTTAGTGATTGATGGCGTGAACTACCTCATCGAATGTGAGAAGAGGCTCGAGAAGGGGCAGGACATTAAGATCCCCTCCCCAATCCCTCCATTCAGGAAGTGA